In the genome of Coregonus clupeaformis isolate EN_2021a chromosome 1, ASM2061545v1, whole genome shotgun sequence, one region contains:
- the LOC123491338 gene encoding homeobox protein HMX2-like, with protein MFIRMKKSGDSGSKVSFTSVSNFTIQSILGTGSEDAHKDSSNSSSSAALLQRQRMRSVSSEGFSGGEDSTDFYRLPGVKKPCNDLNDLTLPCLSDKNKLILGQEKVKRHKLFHDYKEGKERYYYQTSPAISEEKGHNDDDKTSNSSRKKSRTVFSRSQVYQLESTFDMKRYLSSTERASLSSSLQLTDIQVKTWFQNRRNKWKRLLSAEIEAVNMAHASSAQTLVGMPFFFKDNFQLRIPVPGSMTFPTPLYYPGSNMQALPLYNFL; from the exons ATGTTTATCAGAATGAAGAAATCTGGAGACAGTGGCAGTAAAGTATCATTTACCTCAGTTTCCAATTTTACTATTCAGTCAATTCTTGGAACTGGGTCCGAGGACGCGCACAAGGACAGTTCTAATTCTAGTTCCAGCGCCGCGCTGCTGCAGAGACAACGCATGCGCTCAGTGTCTTCAGAAGGCTTCAGCGGTGGGGAGGATTCTACAGACTTCTATCGTTTACCCGGAGTAAAGAAACCATGCAATGACCTCAACGATCTCACACTTCCTTGCCTAA GTGACAAAAACAAACTAATTCTGGGGCAAGAGAAGGTGAAGAGACATAAACTTTTTCATGATTATAAAGAAGGTAAAGAGAGATACTACTACCAAACATCACCTGCTATTTCAGAAGAAAAGGGTCATAATGACGACGACAAAACATCCAACTCATCCAGAAAGAAGTCTCGGACCGTATTCTCACGGAGTCAGGTTTACCAACTAGAATCGACGTTTGACATGAAACGTTACCTTAGCAGTACAGAACGAGCtagtctctcctccagtctccagcTGACAGATATACAGGTGAAAACGTGGTTCCAGAATCGGAGGAACAAGTGGAAACGTCTGCTTTCTGCGGAGATAGAGGCGGTGAACATGGCTCATGCGTCATCCGCACAAACTCTGGTTGGGATGCCGTTCTTCTTCAAAGACAATTTCCAGCTACGGATTCCTGTCCCTGGATCAATGACTTTCCCTACACCTCTATATTATCCCGGGAGCAACATGCAAGCTTTACCTTTGTACAATTTTTTATAA